The segment GTACAAAAAACATATCGTATCGTACACAAAATGCTTGAAGGAATCTCTGCCAATCTCTGCTGGTTCTCGCTGCTCGAACTTGATCCGGCGAGAAAGAAGGTATGGGTCAGCGCTCCGCTCATGGTCCTGATGCTGACCTGGCGGGGCAGCGGGCGGCTTGTCGTGCAGAGCGCGGGGGAATATCCGATCGATGAGGGGGAGAACAGCCTGTTCCTGATGACGCCGCAGATGAAACGCCACGTGCTGTCGGACGCGGAAAATCCCCTGGCGGTGCTCGCGCTCGGCATCACGGTGGAGTTTGCGGACGGCACCGACTTCTTCGACCGCTGCCGCCCCGCAACGGTACCGGTCCGCGGCGAGAGCCGGACCGTGCTGTCGGATATGCTGCGGAAGCTTTACGCGAAACAACCGGCCGGAAACCGCCGGACGGAAATTGAAATGCAGTGC is part of the Victivallis lenta genome and harbors:
- a CDS encoding helix-turn-helix domain-containing protein, with the translated sequence MLEGISANLCWFSLLELDPARKKVWVSAPLMVLMLTWRGSGRLVVQSAGEYPIDEGENSLFLMTPQMKRHVLSDAENPLAVLALGITVEFADGTDFFDRCRPATVPVRGESRTVLSDMLRKLYAKQPAGNRRTEIEMQCGTFQICAEAMKLCPPRPAEELPRRTERCRKAVEFLSGRFSEEPNLEELAERCGMSRTLFFRTFREETGMTPGEFRLRRRIREAQKLLLQGKLTVSEIAATLGWESPFHFSRIFKRETGFSPGDFRKRR